Proteins from one Cicer arietinum cultivar CDC Frontier isolate Library 1 chromosome 3, Cicar.CDCFrontier_v2.0, whole genome shotgun sequence genomic window:
- the LOC140919683 gene encoding uncharacterized protein has translation MKISTATTVKLHLYQDGFQPYYWIWTEQGEVKPMVETRGGSTSSRMVHHDDQFNAMDEMVFDALRPYRDVRDVNTNMGNETFAEDELPNEDAKRFYDKLISTNKLIYEGVTQSMLSICVQLLEIRSSWHVPQKGIDFVTKMLKSVCPVPTCLPKNSYQATQLVSKFIPRMIGMGKYKDVPAKIIFYFPIIPRLQRLYASTESVADWQEVSEVVSNFPKVTEIGWKKKLNGYGVGHNWKKRSKKKDNEKARKDLSLLCFRGDLEMQVLPNRKMANHSFRRSKINFTKNRDEKDGEPYIYTGQEILEVVSNFPKVTEIGWKKKLNGYGVGHNWKKRSIFWDLPYWKDNLLRHNLDVMHIEKNVFDNIFNTVMNIKGKKKDNEKARKDLSLLCFRGDLEMQVLPNRKMGKPKANYTLTSSDAKMVCKWLKELRMSYGYASNLVRCADVEKDTIHGMKSHDCHVLMECLLPNAFHSLSEFVWKPLTKLSRFFKDLCCNTLRLERIFPPGFFDSMEHLPIHLANEAMLGGPVHYRWIYIFERCMGVSKRAVTNKARVEGSICADYIQPETTYFCSHYFKSFNFLPTTNLSNNRHLECDDLQPSLSILLKRGRPSGKSGTHYLTDNECKSDQVHVLINCDEIKPYLE, from the exons ATGAAGATATCTACAGCAACTACTGTTAAACTTCACTTGTACCAGGATGGATTTCAACCATATTATTGGATTTGGACTGAACAGGGAGAAGTGAAGCCAATGGTTGAAACAAGGGGTGGTTCGACTAGTAGTAGGATGGTGCATCATGACGACCAATTTAATGCAATGGATGAAATGGTGTTTGATGCTCTTAGGCCTTATCGAGATGTTCGTGATGTGAACACTAACATGGGAAATGAGACATTTGCTGAGGATGAGTTGCCTAACGAAGATGCAAAACGGTTTTATGACAAGTTGATATCCACCAACAAGCTCATCTACGAGGGGGTTACCCAATCAATGTTATCAATATGTGTTCAACTTCTAGAAATTAGGTCTAGTTGGCATGTTCCACAAAAAGGTATAGATTTTGTTACAAAAATGCTTAAAAGTGTATGTCCAGTGCCAACATGCTTGCCCAAGAACTCTTACCAAGCAACACAATTGGTATCAAA GTTCATTCCACGTATGATTGGTATGGGAAAATACAAAGATGTTCCagcaaaaataatattttatttccctATCATTCCTAGATTACAAAGATTGTATGCATCAACAGAGTCTGTAGCAGATT GGCAAGAGGTATCAGAGGTGGTGAGTAATTTTCCAAAAGTGACTGAAATTGGTTGGAAAAAGAAATTGAACGGGTATGGAGTGGGTCATAATTGGAAAAAACGaa gtaaaaaaaaggataatgaAAAGGCGAGAAAAGACTTGTCTTTATTATGCTTTCGCGGGGACTTGGAGATGCAAGTCTTACCTAACAGAAAGATGG CTAATCACTCCTTCAGAAGAAGTAagataaattttacaaaaaatagggATGAGAAAGACGGTGAACCTTACATTTACACAGGGCAAGAGATCTTGGAGGTGGTGAGTAATTTTCCAAAAGTGACTGAAATTGGTTGGAAAAAGAAATTGAACGGGTATGGAGTGGGTCATAATTGGAAAAAACGaagtattttttgggatcttcCATATTGGAAGGATAACTTGTTAAGGCACAATCTCGATGTGATGCACATAGAGAAAAATGTCTTCGATAATATATTTAACACTGTTATGAATATTAAaggtaaaaaaaaggataatgaAAAGGCGAGAAAAGACTTGTCTTTATTATGCTTTCGCGGGGACTTGGAGATGCAAGTCTTACCTAACAGAAAGATGGGTAAACCAAAGGCAAATTACACTTTGACATCATCAGATGCCAAGATGGTTTGTAAATGGCTTAAGGAATTGAGAATGTCTTATGGCTATGCTTCAAACCTTGTTAGGTGTGCCGATGTTGAGAAGGATACAATACATGGGATGAAGAGCCATGATTGTCATGTTCTCATGGAATGTTTACTCCCAAATGCATTTCATTCCTTGTCAGAATTTGTTTGGAAACCATTAACTAAGCTAAGTCGATTCTTCAAGGATCTTTGTTGCAATACATTGAG GTTAGAAAGGATTTTTCCACCAGGTTTCTTCGACTCAATGGAGCATCTTCCAATCCATCTTGCCAATGAAGCAATGTTAGGTGGTCCAGTACATTACCGGtggatatatatatttgaaag ATGTATGGGAGTCTCAAAGCGGGCAGTGACAAACAAAGCTAGGGTTGAAGGCTCCATATGCGCCGACTATATACAACCCGAGACAACTtatttttgttctcattatttcaagtCATTCAATTTTTTGCCAACCACAAATTTAAGTAATAATCGTCATTTAGAATGTGATGATCTCCAACCTTCACTATCCATCTTGCTGAAACGAGGTCGACCTAGTGGGAAGTCTGGAACACATTATCTAAC